The following are encoded in a window of Pan troglodytes isolate AG18354 chromosome 4, NHGRI_mPanTro3-v2.0_pri, whole genome shotgun sequence genomic DNA:
- the SCGB3A1 gene encoding secretoglobin family 3A member 1 codes for MKPRGLARAAAGSPRAPSPCAMKLAALLGLCVALSCSSAAAFLVGSAKHVAQPVAALESAAEAGAGTLDNPLGTLNPLKLLLSSLGIPVNHLIEGSQKCVAELGPEPVGAVKALKALLGALTMFG; via the exons ATGAAGCCCCGTGGCCTTGCCCGGGCAGCCGCAGGTTCCCCGCGCGCCCCGAGCCCCTGCGCCATGAAGCTCGCCGCCCTCCTGGGGCTCTGCGTGGCCCTGTCCTGCAGCTCCG CTGCTGCTTTCTTGGTGGGCTCGGCCAAGCATGTGGCCCAGCCTGTCGCTGCGCTGGAGTCGGCGGCGGAGGCCGGGGCCGGGACCCTGGACAACCCCCTCGGCACCCTCAACCCGCTGAAGCTCCTGCTGAGCAGCCTGGGCATCCCCGTGAACCACCTCATAGAGGGCTCCCAGAAGTGTGTGGCTGAGCTGGGTCCCGAGCCCGTGGGGGCCGTGAAGGCCCTGAAGGCCCTGCTG GGGGCCCTGACAATGTTTGGCTGA